A genomic stretch from Candidatus Binataceae bacterium includes:
- a CDS encoding cbb3-type cytochrome c oxidase subunit I, with amino-acid sequence MSTAIVAEPSGFSLPKSQLNAVRWNLYFGFAVLAVGVVMGLEQALNYDRVGIIQHYPVVKSYYQGLTIHGVFNALVLTTAFANGFITLTTARGLGRKLNNALVQAAWWTLFVGSLMAAYAMLVGKASVLYTFYPPLRADWTFYLGLALVVISSWLISAAQLAALREWRREHPGARVPLLAFMSIATYVMWDIASAGLAVEVVVLLLPWSLGLLPGVDPMLSRTLFWFTGHPIVYFWLLPIYVSWYGLIPRQTGGVLFSDTLTRVAFVLFILLVPVGFHHQFVDPGVSQGMKFTVATLTFAIFFPSLMTAFAVMYALEIAGRRRGGGGRIGWFFKIPWSDPSVAAQVLAMIAFLLGGISGLMNGSFTMNLEIHNTAFIPGHFHLTIGCAVALSYVGIAYWLIPYLEGRELWSPRAALVQAFSYFFGVMIFSHGLMAGGVMGMPRRTDMVHASYWLPEWRIPGIMTAIGGSLMFASMMLFFLIVVMTVSAGRKAQPGDLPFTATVQPPPTAGWQPRLDRLSYWVLASVALSLAVYGPFLVAHFPPNLASAGLLYP; translated from the coding sequence ATGAGCACCGCCATCGTCGCCGAGCCGTCGGGCTTCTCGCTGCCGAAAAGCCAGCTTAACGCCGTCCGTTGGAACCTCTATTTCGGATTTGCGGTGCTTGCCGTCGGGGTCGTTATGGGCCTGGAGCAGGCGCTCAACTATGACCGCGTGGGAATCATCCAGCACTACCCGGTGGTGAAATCCTACTACCAGGGATTGACTATTCACGGCGTATTCAACGCGCTCGTGCTGACTACTGCGTTCGCCAACGGTTTCATCACACTGACGACCGCGCGCGGCCTCGGGCGCAAGCTCAACAACGCGCTGGTGCAGGCCGCGTGGTGGACGCTGTTCGTCGGTTCGCTGATGGCCGCGTATGCGATGCTCGTCGGCAAAGCCTCGGTGCTCTATACCTTCTATCCACCGCTGCGCGCCGATTGGACATTTTATCTGGGCCTCGCGCTGGTGGTAATCAGCAGTTGGCTAATCTCCGCGGCCCAGCTCGCTGCGCTCCGTGAGTGGCGCCGCGAGCATCCGGGAGCACGGGTGCCGCTGCTCGCCTTCATGTCGATCGCGACTTACGTGATGTGGGATATCGCGTCGGCCGGGCTCGCGGTCGAAGTAGTGGTTTTGCTGCTGCCGTGGTCGCTGGGATTGCTTCCGGGCGTCGATCCGATGCTTTCGCGAACGCTGTTCTGGTTCACCGGGCATCCGATCGTCTATTTCTGGCTGCTGCCGATTTACGTCTCGTGGTACGGGTTGATTCCGCGCCAGACTGGGGGAGTGCTCTTCAGCGACACGCTCACGCGGGTCGCCTTTGTCCTGTTCATCCTGCTGGTGCCGGTCGGTTTTCATCATCAGTTCGTCGATCCGGGCGTATCGCAGGGCATGAAGTTCACCGTCGCTACTCTGACCTTTGCAATTTTCTTTCCCAGCCTGATGACCGCGTTTGCGGTGATGTACGCGCTGGAAATCGCAGGACGCCGGCGCGGCGGCGGCGGGCGGATCGGATGGTTCTTCAAGATCCCATGGTCCGATCCGTCGGTGGCCGCGCAGGTGCTGGCGATGATCGCATTCCTCCTGGGCGGCATCTCCGGGCTGATGAACGGGAGCTTCACCATGAACCTGGAGATTCACAACACCGCGTTCATCCCCGGACATTTTCATCTTACTATCGGCTGTGCGGTGGCTCTCTCCTACGTCGGAATTGCTTACTGGCTGATACCGTATCTCGAAGGGCGCGAGCTGTGGTCGCCGCGGGCAGCGCTGGTTCAGGCTTTTTCATATTTTTTCGGAGTGATGATTTTTTCGCACGGTCTGATGGCGGGCGGCGTGATGGGGATGCCGCGGCGCACGGATATGGTGCACGCCTCTTATTGGCTGCCCGAATGGCGAATTCCGGGAATCATGACCGCGATCGGCGGGTCGCTGATGTTCGCGAGCATGATGCTGTTCTTCCTGATCGTGGTGATGACGGTGTCTGCCGGCAGGAAAGCCCAGCCGGGCGACCTGCCGTTCACTGCGACCGTTCAGCCGCCGCCCACCGCCGGATGGCAGCCGCGGCTCGACCGGCTAAGCTACTGGGTGCTCGCCTCGGTCGCACTGTCGCTCGCGGTCTATGGCCCGTTCCTGGTCGCGCACTTTCCGCCTAACCTTGCGAGCGCCGGCCTGCTGTATCCCTAG
- a CDS encoding cytochrome c oxidase subunit II: MERYERAFLAASAVVLVIFLAALAYSSVAMGIHLPSHNAMIHYQAGDKLRMVLRHTPPFDHLGVREIAPGKYQAVVIGRVWDFMPSEIDVPVGAEVSFVATSADVIHGFFIAGTRVNMMLIPGYVSEFDYRFTRPGEYLLICEEYCGHLHHTMSGKVVVK, translated from the coding sequence ATGGAACGTTACGAGCGGGCCTTCCTCGCGGCGAGCGCCGTGGTCCTGGTGATTTTCCTTGCCGCGCTCGCTTACAGCAGCGTCGCGATGGGTATTCACCTTCCCTCCCATAACGCGATGATCCATTACCAGGCAGGCGACAAGCTTCGCATGGTCCTGCGCCATACGCCGCCCTTCGATCACCTGGGAGTGCGCGAGATCGCACCCGGGAAATATCAGGCGGTGGTGATCGGGCGGGTGTGGGATTTCATGCCGAGCGAAATCGACGTTCCGGTCGGCGCCGAAGTCAGCTTCGTCGCGACCTCGGCCGACGTAATCCACGGCTTCTTCATCGCCGGCACGCGGGTCAACATGATGCTCATACCCGGGTACGTTTCCGAGTTCGATTATCGCTTCACCCGGCCCGGCGAATACCTGCTGATTTGCGAAGAGTACTGCGGCCATCTGCATCACACGATGTCCGGCAAGGTGGTGGTCAAATGA
- the panC gene encoding pantoate--beta-alanine ligase, whose product TTPAEMQCRSDAIRRAGKRIAFIPTMGFLHEGHLSLMREGRGRAEVVVASIFVNPTQFGPNEDFGRYPRAFERDCELMKDVPVDFVFAPEPEAMYPAGAQTWVEAAEITRGLCGAHRPGHFRGVTTVVAKLFNIVKPHYAMFGEKDFQQLRAIQRMVRDLNFDLEIVPMPTVREADGLAMSSRNAYLSPEERKRGLSLSAALEAARREFAAGARDPRVLVRTACAVLSATAELRIEYIEAVDSESLAEISHIERPVVLAIAAHVGKTRLIDNAVFSPLPA is encoded by the coding sequence TCACCACCCCAGCCGAAATGCAGTGCCGCTCCGACGCGATTCGCCGGGCGGGTAAGCGCATCGCTTTCATCCCCACGATGGGGTTTCTCCACGAAGGGCATCTCAGCCTGATGCGCGAGGGCCGGGGCCGCGCCGAAGTGGTGGTGGCGTCGATTTTCGTCAACCCCACCCAGTTCGGGCCCAACGAGGATTTCGGCCGCTATCCGCGGGCCTTCGAGCGCGATTGCGAATTGATGAAGGACGTGCCGGTCGACTTCGTCTTCGCGCCGGAGCCCGAGGCGATGTATCCGGCGGGCGCGCAGACCTGGGTCGAGGCGGCGGAAATCACCAGGGGACTTTGCGGAGCGCATCGTCCGGGCCACTTCCGCGGCGTTACCACGGTGGTCGCCAAGCTGTTCAACATCGTCAAGCCGCACTACGCGATGTTCGGCGAGAAGGATTTTCAGCAGTTGCGCGCGATTCAGCGGATGGTCAGGGACCTCAATTTCGATCTCGAGATCGTTCCGATGCCGACCGTGCGCGAGGCCGACGGGCTCGCGATGAGCTCGCGCAACGCCTATCTCTCGCCCGAGGAGCGCAAGCGCGGCCTCAGCCTGAGCGCGGCGCTCGAGGCCGCGCGCCGCGAGTTCGCCGCCGGCGCTCGCGATCCGCGAGTGCTGGTGCGTACCGCATGCGCGGTGCTGAGCGCGACGGCTGAGCTGAGGATCGAGTACATCGAGGCGGTCGATTCCGAGTCGCTCGCGGAGATTTCGCATATCGAACGGCCCGTGGTGCTCGCGATTGCGGCGCACGTGGGCAAAACGCGGCTTATCGACAACGCGGTGTTTTCGCCACTTCCGGCGTAG